The following coding sequences are from one Musa acuminata AAA Group cultivar baxijiao chromosome BXJ1-6, Cavendish_Baxijiao_AAA, whole genome shotgun sequence window:
- the LOC135676233 gene encoding uncharacterized protein At3g28850-like gives MGCISSKPLAEDDLDPGIFISDGVGLTSECPNHVVLLTSTTYGVLNLDRSEPHGKKCDAEEAEEVIKRECRRSPRADLTIDRFDKSVAKEVPSEVIDARELMEDLADETPFWRPLKKPAKLHASKVSASPKKQIRRALGKENAPQRRDPKSGDLDSNRILRPFSSSDNGKRIGLAAQTPCKNSLTDAGKASGRDSRGSASRRSLSPFFDPELVASLEREYLQEGEQIKKMVPLSPRNRKAHDPSFLLRSYQEKCPPGGQNTVVLYTTTLRGIRKTFEDCNAVRSTLESYHVRIMERDISMDSGYREELRSLMGSKEVKVPAAFVRGRLIGGAEEVLRLEDEGKLELLLEGIPRAASSCEGCAGLRFIMCMDCSGSCKVLDEEQKKMVKCGVCNENGLIHCPICC, from the coding sequence ATGGGTTGCATCTCCTCCAAACCACTCGCCGAAGACGATCTCGACCCCGGGATCTTCATCTCCGACGGCGTCGGATTGACCAGCGAGTGCCCCAACCACGTCGTCTTGCTCACCTCCACCACCTACGGCGTCCTAAACCTCGACCGTAGTGAACCTCACGGGAAGAAGTGCGACGCCGAAGAAGCAGAGGAAGTCATCAAGAGGGAATGCAGGAGATCTCCTCGTGCTGATCTCACCATCGATCGATTCGATAAGAGCGTCGCGAAGGAAGTGCCCTCGGAGGTCATCGATGCACGGGAACTCATGGAGGACCTAGCTGACGAGACGCCGTTCTGGAGACCGCTAAAGAAGCCCGCGAAACTCCATGCTTCGAAGGTCTCGGCGTCGCCCAAGAAGCAGATAAGGAGAGCGTTAGGGAAGGAGAACGCGCCGCAGCGGCGGGATCCTAAAAGCGGGGATCTTGACTCGAATCGGATACTGAGGCCCTTCAGTTCTTCGGACAACGGGAAGCGGATCGGATTAGCAGCGCAGACTCCGTGCAAGAACAGTCTCACTGATGCCGGCAAGGCATCCGGGAGAGATTCTAGGGGGTCTGCGTCGAGGAGGAGTCTGAGCCCTTTCTTTGATCCAGAGCTCGTTGCGTCCCTGGAGAGGGAATACTTGCAGGAAGGGGAGCAGATAAAAAAGATGGTACCTTTATCTCCTAGAAACCGAAAAGCCCATGATCCCAGTTTCCTGCTTCGGTCCTACCAGGAGAAGTGCCCTCCGGGAGGACAGAACACGGTGGTTCTGTACACGACGACGCTGCGGGGGATAAGGAAGACGTTCGAGGACTGCAATGCCGTCAGATCCACGCTAGAGTCCTACCATGTCCGAATCATGGAGAGGGATATCTCCATGGACTCGGGATACCGAGAGGAACTGAGGTCGCTAATGGGATCAAAGGAAGTCAAGGTCCCTGCAGCTTTCGTCAGGGGGAGGCTCATCGGCGGCGCCGAGGAGGTGCTGAGGTTGGAAGACGAAGGGAAACTGGAGCTGCTGCTGGAGGGGATTCCAAGGGCAGCGTCCTCCTGCGAGGGCTGCGCTGGGTTGAGGTTCATCATGTGTATGGATTGCAGCGGCAGCTGCAAGGTGTTGgatgaagagcagaagaagatggTGAAGTGTGGAGTCTGTAACGAGAATGGTCTAATTCACTGCCCCATATGTTGCTGA
- the LOC135676235 gene encoding uncharacterized protein LOC135676235, translated as MASKQYLAKRGSFFQASPFKYGDSLPPFQPPPLIPIRLNSSVGMGNCLILQEKKVIEIMRMDGEVLRYPSPLKVQQVLNEFPGHAISDALPVIACLDPEKRMRHGQLYYLLPPKKPVAETSAGEGLVRIKLVVSKQELKEMVRKGGVSLDDMMSLLRREQQGRGGASEKERAMEWRPTLESIPEGNDLC; from the coding sequence ATGGCATCCAAGCAATATCTTGCCAAGAGAGGGTCGTTCTTCCAAGCTTCGCCTTTTAAATATGGAGACTCCCTCCCTCCTTTCCAGCCTCCGCCTTTGATCCCGATAAGGCTGAACAGCAGTGTTGGCATGGGGAATTGCTTGATTCTTCAGGAGAAGAAGGTGATCGAGATAATGAGGATGGATGGGGAGGTTCTTCGATACCCTTCACCTCTCAAGGTGCAACAGGTGCTGAACGAGTTCCCTGGGCACGCAATCTCCGACGCACTTCCGGTGATCGCCTGCCTGGATCCGGAGAAGCGTATGAGACATGGGCAGCTGTACTATCTCCTCCCTCCCAAGAAGCCGGTGGCAGAGACCAGTGCAGGAGAGGGCCTCGTCAGAATCAAGCTGGTGGTGTCCAAGCAAGAGCTGAAGGAGATGGTGAGGAAAGGAGGGGTCTCCCTTGATGACATGATGTCTCTTCTCCGAAGAGAGCAGCAAGGCAGAGGCGGCGCAAGCGAGAAAGAGAGGGCCATGGAGTGGAGGCCTACCCTGGAAAGCATACCGGAAGGGAATGATCTCTGCTAA